Genomic segment of Gigantopelta aegis isolate Gae_Host chromosome 10, Gae_host_genome, whole genome shotgun sequence:
attttttatatagatgATAGCAAGAGATCTGCTGTTCAGATTTTTTCAAAGCGCATGAAATGCAGTATTCGATTTCGAAACATTTCAGACTTATAACCACCTAGAAGTGGCCTCAAATTATaccatcaaattattttctgagaatgtttctttcttcttttttatagaTTAATTATCAGTTATGAAGTCTGAAAGAAATAGATTGAAAACCTTTTGGAACTGGCCTCCTTGGGCAAACCAAAAACCCGAGATTTTGGCAAAAGATGGGTTTTACTACACTGGCGAAATCGATAGGGTGAAATGTGCGTTCTGTATGGGCGTGCTAAAACGTTGGCAACCATCAGACGATCCCAGACTCCAACACAGGATCCATTTTCCATGGTGTCCGTTTGTCTGCAGCGGTGAAGGGAATATGCCTCTCGATCCGGTCGACAGTTACAGCGTGGGTTCGTGCCTTCAGCGTGAAGACACTCTCGATATGACTGAAGAAGAAAATCGCCTTGCTTCTTTTTCCCGTTGGCCTCGTCATTTACAACAAACTCCGGAACTATTGGCACGTGCTGGTTTCTATTACTACGGTGAcgaccacagacaggacagagtGAGGTGCGCCTACTGTAAGGGTAGACTCTATGACTGGCAGTTCGATGACGACCCCTGGGTGGAGCATGCGCGGTGTTTCCCGCGGTGCCACTATGTACGGTTATGCATGGGTCAGGATTTCATTGATGATGTACAGAATAACAGAAGAGTTAAAACACAAGAAAGGTATATAGGCCTAACTATAAGCAGTGTAAAATGTGC
This window contains:
- the LOC121384515 gene encoding baculoviral IAP repeat-containing protein 7-A-like, whose protein sequence is MKSERNRLKTFWNWPPWANQKPEILAKDGFYYTGEIDRVKCAFCMGVLKRWQPSDDPRLQHRIHFPWCPFVCSGEGNMPLDPVDSYSVGSCLQREDTLDMTEEENRLASFSRWPRHLQQTPELLARAGFYYYGDDHRQDRVRCAYCKGRLYDWQFDDDPWVEHARCFPRCHYVRLCMGQDFIDDVQNNRRVKTQESLNVPKISQPKMLPRLPPQQESERNDLDECMQSVQVQAVLQMGFSKDLIRQIVADKLNREGQVFSNAEELASLVIAKENARKVSSTNCSEAQKFEHECAANTSSAMLVEQNERLSEQYLCKICMEERIRMTFMPCGHLVCCENCASVMEECPICRSRISETVRTFY